In Hippoglossus stenolepis isolate QCI-W04-F060 chromosome 13, HSTE1.2, whole genome shotgun sequence, a single genomic region encodes these proteins:
- the ddx3xa gene encoding DEAD-box helicase 3 X-linked a isoform X8: MSHVVIDNPHGLDQQLAALDLNSADGQGGGTGRRYIPPHLRNREAPKNAGNAYSAGRQCGYSVAPVNLFSPKQCPQPWQAECQQRQSNNFTSGWDDCKIGYPRLAYQELAFYHAYSGGWRNRCDSPGWDGGRSNGFVNGFHDNRTNGSYGGRGPPRNDRGVGGFENKDGNWGGAPRDAAYNSFGGRTDSRSKSTFFNERGGGGGGSRGRYERGGFSSGGNNRWEESRDEDWSKQTPPNERLEAELFSASNTGINFEKYDDIPVEATGANSPPHIDSFHDVELGEIIMANINLSRYTRPTPVQKYAIPIIKSKRDLMACAQTGSGKTAAFLLPVLSQIFTEGPGEALQAAKNGQDNGRYGRRKQYPLSLVLAPTRELALQIYDEARKVAYRSRVRPCVVYGGADIGGQIRELERGCHLLVATPGRLVDMMERGKIGLDYCNYLILDEADRMLDMGFEPQIRRIVEQDTMPPKGIRQTMMFSATFPKEIQILARDFLEDYIFLAVGRVGSTSENITQKVVWVEENDKRSFLLDLLNATVIPSEETETPEKPAKASLTLVFVETKKGADALEDFLYHEGYACTSIHGDRSQRDREEALNQFRSGRCPILVATAVAARGLDISNVKHVINFDLPSDIEEYVHRIGRTGRVGNLGLATSFFNDKNSNITKDLLDILVEAKQEVPPWLESLAYEHQHKSNPRGRSKRFSGGFGARDYRQTPGGAATFASSRGGRNPGGSRGFGGGGFGGGGGGGGFYGNDSYGGNYSNSGSVDWWGN, translated from the exons ATGAGTCATGTGGTCATTGATAATCCACACGGTCTAGATCAGCAG CTCGCTGCCCTAGACTTGAACTCTGCTGACGGACAAGGCGGAGGAACTGGCC ggCGTTACATTCCACCTCACCTGAGGAACAGAGAGGCTCCAAAAAACG CAGGAAATGCTTATTCCGCTGGTAGACAGTGCGGTTATTCAGTGGCACCAGTAAATCTCT TTTCTCCTAAGCAGTGCCCACAACCATGGCAGGCAGAGTGTCAGCAAAGGCAGAGCAATAACTTTACGTCAGGATGGGATGACTGTAAGATTG GTTACCCAAGACTGGCCTATCAAGAGCTTGCCTTTTACCATGCCTACAGTGGGGGCTGGCGAAACAGATGTG ACTCACCTGGGTGGGACGGAGGACGTAGCAACGGATTTGTGAATGGTTTCCACGACAATCGCACTAATGGGTCATATGGAGGCCGCGGACCCCCTCGCAATGATAGAG GAGTTGGCGGTTTTGAAAACAAAGACGGCAACTGGGGAGGAGCTCCCAGGGACGCTGCCTACAACAGCTTTGGGGGACGCACTGATAGTAGGTCCAAGTCGACCTTCTTCAATGAGCgtggaggcggcggcggcggctccaGGGGAAG ataTGAGCGCGGAGGCTTCTCAAGTGGAGGAAACAACCGCTGGGAGGAGTCCAGAGATGAGGATTGGTCCAAGCAGACTCCTCCTAATGAGCGTCTGGAAGC gGAGCTTTTTTCTGCAAGCAACACTGGGATAAATTTTGAGAAATATGACGATATTCCTGTGGAGGCCACTGGGGCCAACTCCCCGCCTCATATTGATAGT ttCCATGATGTGGAATTGGGGGAGATTATCATGGCGAACATCAACCTGAGTCGCTACACCCGTCCCACCCCCGTTCAGAAATATGCTATCCCCATCATCAAGTCCAAAAGAGACCTGATGGCCTGCGCCCAGACTG GCTCTGGCAAGACTGCTGCCTTCCTGCTACCCGTGCTGAGTCAGATCTTCACCGAAGGACCAGGAGAAGCTCTGCAGGCCGCCAAGAATGGACAG GACAACGGAAGGTACGGCCGTCGTAAACAGTACCCGCTTTCCCTGGTCCTGGCTCCGACCAGAGAACTGGCCTTGCAGATCTATGACGAGGCGAGGAAG GTTGCCTATCGCTCTCGTGTGCGTCCCTGCGTAGTTTATGGTGGAGCTGACATCGGTGGACAGATCAGGGAACTGGAGAGAGGCTGTCATCTTCTTGTGGCCACACCTGGACGTCTGGTCGATATGATGGAGAGGGGCAAGATCGGTCTGGACTACTGCAA ctaCCTGATCCTGGACGAGGCTGACCGCATGTTGGACATGGGTTTTGAGCCACAGATCAGACGTATTGTGGAACAGGATACGATGCCACCTAAAGGCATTCGTCAGACCATGATGTTCAGTGCCACCTTCCCTAAGGAGATCCAG ATTCTGGCTCGTGATTTCCTGGAGGACTACATTTTCCTGGCGGTGGGTCGCGTTGGTTCCACTTCAGAAAACATCACCCAGAAGGTGGTTTGGGTGGAAGAAAATGACAAGAGGTCCTTCCTCTTGGATCTGCTCAACGCCACag TTATTCCcagtgaggagacagagaccCCAGAGAAACCGG CAAAAGCGTCATTGACTCTGGTGTTCGTGGAAACCAAGAAGGGAGCCGATGCCTTGGAGGACTTTCTGTACCACGAAGGTTACGCCTGCACCAGCATCCACGGGGACCGAtcccagagagacagagaagaggccCTGAATCAGTTCCGATCCGGACGCTGCCCCATCTTAGTGGCTACAGCT GTGGCTGCTCGAGGTCTGGACATCTCCAATGTGAAGCATGTCATTAACTTTGATTTGCCCAGTGACATTGAGGAGTACGTTCACCGTATCGGCCGTACGGGACGTGTGGGCAACCTTG GTCTGGCCACGTCGTTCTTTAACGACAAAAACAGCAACATAACCAAAGACTTGCTGGACATCTTGGTGGAGGCCAAGCAGGAGGTTCCCCCCTGGCTTGAGAGTCTCGCCTACGAGCACCAGCACAAGAGCAACCCCCGTGGACGCTCCAAGAG GTTCTCAGGCGGTTTCGGAGCTAGAGATTACCGTCAGACGCCCGGTGGCGCTGCAACCTTCGCTAGCAGCCGTGGAGGGAGAAACCCTGGAGGAAGCCGTGGCTTTGGCGGCG GTGGCTtcggtggtggtggcggcggcggtggctTCTACGGCAACGACAGCTATGGAGGAAACTACAGCAACTCTGGTAGCGTGGATTGGTGGGGCAACTAG
- the ddx3xa gene encoding DEAD-box helicase 3 X-linked a isoform X7 — translation MSHVVIDNPHGLDQQLAALDLNSADGQGGGTGRRYIPPHLRNREAPKNAGNAYSAGRQCGYSVAPVNLFSPKQCPQPWQAECQQRQSNNFTSGWDDCKIGYPRLAYQELAFYHAYSGGWRNRCDSPGWDGGRSNGFVNGFHDNRTNGSYGGRGPPRNDRGGRGAYRGNRGGGSFNQPLQNAGVGGFENKDGNWGGAPRDAAYNSFGGRTDSRSKSTFFNERGGGGGGSRGRYERGGFSSGGNNRWEESRDEDWSKQTPPNERLEAELFSASNTGINFEKYDDIPVEATGANSPPHIDSFHDVELGEIIMANINLSRYTRPTPVQKYAIPIIKSKRDLMACAQTGSGKTAAFLLPVLSQIFTEGPGEALQAAKNGQDNGRYGRRKQYPLSLVLAPTRELALQIYDEARKVAYRSRVRPCVVYGGADIGGQIRELERGCHLLVATPGRLVDMMERGKIGLDYCNYLILDEADRMLDMGFEPQIRRIVEQDTMPPKGIRQTMMFSATFPKEIQILARDFLEDYIFLAVGRVGSTSENITQKVVWVEENDKRSFLLDLLNATAKASLTLVFVETKKGADALEDFLYHEGYACTSIHGDRSQRDREEALNQFRSGRCPILVATAVAARGLDISNVKHVINFDLPSDIEEYVHRIGRTGRVGNLGLATSFFNDKNSNITKDLLDILVEAKQEVPPWLESLAYEHQHKSNPRGRSKRFSGGFGARDYRQTPGGAATFASSRGGRNPGGSRGFGGGGFGGGGGGGGFYGNDSYGGNYSNSGSVDWWGN, via the exons ATGAGTCATGTGGTCATTGATAATCCACACGGTCTAGATCAGCAG CTCGCTGCCCTAGACTTGAACTCTGCTGACGGACAAGGCGGAGGAACTGGCC ggCGTTACATTCCACCTCACCTGAGGAACAGAGAGGCTCCAAAAAACG CAGGAAATGCTTATTCCGCTGGTAGACAGTGCGGTTATTCAGTGGCACCAGTAAATCTCT TTTCTCCTAAGCAGTGCCCACAACCATGGCAGGCAGAGTGTCAGCAAAGGCAGAGCAATAACTTTACGTCAGGATGGGATGACTGTAAGATTG GTTACCCAAGACTGGCCTATCAAGAGCTTGCCTTTTACCATGCCTACAGTGGGGGCTGGCGAAACAGATGTG ACTCACCTGGGTGGGACGGAGGACGTAGCAACGGATTTGTGAATGGTTTCCACGACAATCGCACTAATGGGTCATATGGAGGCCGCGGACCCCCTCGCAATGATAGAGGTGGGCGCGGTGCCTACCGTGGTAACAGGGGTGGAGGCTCCTTTAATCAACCACTGCAAAATGCAG GAGTTGGCGGTTTTGAAAACAAAGACGGCAACTGGGGAGGAGCTCCCAGGGACGCTGCCTACAACAGCTTTGGGGGACGCACTGATAGTAGGTCCAAGTCGACCTTCTTCAATGAGCgtggaggcggcggcggcggctccaGGGGAAG ataTGAGCGCGGAGGCTTCTCAAGTGGAGGAAACAACCGCTGGGAGGAGTCCAGAGATGAGGATTGGTCCAAGCAGACTCCTCCTAATGAGCGTCTGGAAGC gGAGCTTTTTTCTGCAAGCAACACTGGGATAAATTTTGAGAAATATGACGATATTCCTGTGGAGGCCACTGGGGCCAACTCCCCGCCTCATATTGATAGT ttCCATGATGTGGAATTGGGGGAGATTATCATGGCGAACATCAACCTGAGTCGCTACACCCGTCCCACCCCCGTTCAGAAATATGCTATCCCCATCATCAAGTCCAAAAGAGACCTGATGGCCTGCGCCCAGACTG GCTCTGGCAAGACTGCTGCCTTCCTGCTACCCGTGCTGAGTCAGATCTTCACCGAAGGACCAGGAGAAGCTCTGCAGGCCGCCAAGAATGGACAG GACAACGGAAGGTACGGCCGTCGTAAACAGTACCCGCTTTCCCTGGTCCTGGCTCCGACCAGAGAACTGGCCTTGCAGATCTATGACGAGGCGAGGAAG GTTGCCTATCGCTCTCGTGTGCGTCCCTGCGTAGTTTATGGTGGAGCTGACATCGGTGGACAGATCAGGGAACTGGAGAGAGGCTGTCATCTTCTTGTGGCCACACCTGGACGTCTGGTCGATATGATGGAGAGGGGCAAGATCGGTCTGGACTACTGCAA ctaCCTGATCCTGGACGAGGCTGACCGCATGTTGGACATGGGTTTTGAGCCACAGATCAGACGTATTGTGGAACAGGATACGATGCCACCTAAAGGCATTCGTCAGACCATGATGTTCAGTGCCACCTTCCCTAAGGAGATCCAG ATTCTGGCTCGTGATTTCCTGGAGGACTACATTTTCCTGGCGGTGGGTCGCGTTGGTTCCACTTCAGAAAACATCACCCAGAAGGTGGTTTGGGTGGAAGAAAATGACAAGAGGTCCTTCCTCTTGGATCTGCTCAACGCCACag CAAAAGCGTCATTGACTCTGGTGTTCGTGGAAACCAAGAAGGGAGCCGATGCCTTGGAGGACTTTCTGTACCACGAAGGTTACGCCTGCACCAGCATCCACGGGGACCGAtcccagagagacagagaagaggccCTGAATCAGTTCCGATCCGGACGCTGCCCCATCTTAGTGGCTACAGCT GTGGCTGCTCGAGGTCTGGACATCTCCAATGTGAAGCATGTCATTAACTTTGATTTGCCCAGTGACATTGAGGAGTACGTTCACCGTATCGGCCGTACGGGACGTGTGGGCAACCTTG GTCTGGCCACGTCGTTCTTTAACGACAAAAACAGCAACATAACCAAAGACTTGCTGGACATCTTGGTGGAGGCCAAGCAGGAGGTTCCCCCCTGGCTTGAGAGTCTCGCCTACGAGCACCAGCACAAGAGCAACCCCCGTGGACGCTCCAAGAG GTTCTCAGGCGGTTTCGGAGCTAGAGATTACCGTCAGACGCCCGGTGGCGCTGCAACCTTCGCTAGCAGCCGTGGAGGGAGAAACCCTGGAGGAAGCCGTGGCTTTGGCGGCG GTGGCTtcggtggtggtggcggcggcggtggctTCTACGGCAACGACAGCTATGGAGGAAACTACAGCAACTCTGGTAGCGTGGATTGGTGGGGCAACTAG
- the ddx3xa gene encoding DEAD-box helicase 3 X-linked a isoform X4 produces MSHVVIDNPHGLDQQLAALDLNSADGQGGGTGRRYIPPHLRNREAPKNVSPKQCPQPWQAECQQRQSNNFTSGWDDCKIGYPRLAYQELAFYHAYSGGWRNRCASSVCTDNCVTTDGNDDTASVHSWADQCDSPGWDGGRSNGFVNGFHDNRTNGSYGGRGPPRNDRGGRGAYRGNRGGGSFNQPLQNAGVGGFENKDGNWGGAPRDAAYNSFGGRTDSRSKSTFFNERGGGGGGSRGRYERGGFSSGGNNRWEESRDEDWSKQTPPNERLEAELFSASNTGINFEKYDDIPVEATGANSPPHIDSFHDVELGEIIMANINLSRYTRPTPVQKYAIPIIKSKRDLMACAQTGSGKTAAFLLPVLSQIFTEGPGEALQAAKNGQDNGRYGRRKQYPLSLVLAPTRELALQIYDEARKVAYRSRVRPCVVYGGADIGGQIRELERGCHLLVATPGRLVDMMERGKIGLDYCNYLILDEADRMLDMGFEPQIRRIVEQDTMPPKGIRQTMMFSATFPKEIQILARDFLEDYIFLAVGRVGSTSENITQKVVWVEENDKRSFLLDLLNATVIPSEETETPEKPAKASLTLVFVETKKGADALEDFLYHEGYACTSIHGDRSQRDREEALNQFRSGRCPILVATAVAARGLDISNVKHVINFDLPSDIEEYVHRIGRTGRVGNLGLATSFFNDKNSNITKDLLDILVEAKQEVPPWLESLAYEHQHKSNPRGRSKRFSGGFGARDYRQTPGGAATFASSRGGRNPGGSRGFGGGGFGGGGGGGGFYGNDSYGGNYSNSGSVDWWGN; encoded by the exons ATGAGTCATGTGGTCATTGATAATCCACACGGTCTAGATCAGCAG CTCGCTGCCCTAGACTTGAACTCTGCTGACGGACAAGGCGGAGGAACTGGCC ggCGTTACATTCCACCTCACCTGAGGAACAGAGAGGCTCCAAAAAACG TTTCTCCTAAGCAGTGCCCACAACCATGGCAGGCAGAGTGTCAGCAAAGGCAGAGCAATAACTTTACGTCAGGATGGGATGACTGTAAGATTG GTTACCCAAGACTGGCCTATCAAGAGCTTGCCTTTTACCATGCCTACAGTGGGGGCTGGCGAAACAGATGTG CCTCCTCAGTCTGCACTGATAACTGTGTGACCACCGATGGGAACGATGACACagccagtgtccacagctgggCAGATCAATGTG ACTCACCTGGGTGGGACGGAGGACGTAGCAACGGATTTGTGAATGGTTTCCACGACAATCGCACTAATGGGTCATATGGAGGCCGCGGACCCCCTCGCAATGATAGAGGTGGGCGCGGTGCCTACCGTGGTAACAGGGGTGGAGGCTCCTTTAATCAACCACTGCAAAATGCAG GAGTTGGCGGTTTTGAAAACAAAGACGGCAACTGGGGAGGAGCTCCCAGGGACGCTGCCTACAACAGCTTTGGGGGACGCACTGATAGTAGGTCCAAGTCGACCTTCTTCAATGAGCgtggaggcggcggcggcggctccaGGGGAAG ataTGAGCGCGGAGGCTTCTCAAGTGGAGGAAACAACCGCTGGGAGGAGTCCAGAGATGAGGATTGGTCCAAGCAGACTCCTCCTAATGAGCGTCTGGAAGC gGAGCTTTTTTCTGCAAGCAACACTGGGATAAATTTTGAGAAATATGACGATATTCCTGTGGAGGCCACTGGGGCCAACTCCCCGCCTCATATTGATAGT ttCCATGATGTGGAATTGGGGGAGATTATCATGGCGAACATCAACCTGAGTCGCTACACCCGTCCCACCCCCGTTCAGAAATATGCTATCCCCATCATCAAGTCCAAAAGAGACCTGATGGCCTGCGCCCAGACTG GCTCTGGCAAGACTGCTGCCTTCCTGCTACCCGTGCTGAGTCAGATCTTCACCGAAGGACCAGGAGAAGCTCTGCAGGCCGCCAAGAATGGACAG GACAACGGAAGGTACGGCCGTCGTAAACAGTACCCGCTTTCCCTGGTCCTGGCTCCGACCAGAGAACTGGCCTTGCAGATCTATGACGAGGCGAGGAAG GTTGCCTATCGCTCTCGTGTGCGTCCCTGCGTAGTTTATGGTGGAGCTGACATCGGTGGACAGATCAGGGAACTGGAGAGAGGCTGTCATCTTCTTGTGGCCACACCTGGACGTCTGGTCGATATGATGGAGAGGGGCAAGATCGGTCTGGACTACTGCAA ctaCCTGATCCTGGACGAGGCTGACCGCATGTTGGACATGGGTTTTGAGCCACAGATCAGACGTATTGTGGAACAGGATACGATGCCACCTAAAGGCATTCGTCAGACCATGATGTTCAGTGCCACCTTCCCTAAGGAGATCCAG ATTCTGGCTCGTGATTTCCTGGAGGACTACATTTTCCTGGCGGTGGGTCGCGTTGGTTCCACTTCAGAAAACATCACCCAGAAGGTGGTTTGGGTGGAAGAAAATGACAAGAGGTCCTTCCTCTTGGATCTGCTCAACGCCACag TTATTCCcagtgaggagacagagaccCCAGAGAAACCGG CAAAAGCGTCATTGACTCTGGTGTTCGTGGAAACCAAGAAGGGAGCCGATGCCTTGGAGGACTTTCTGTACCACGAAGGTTACGCCTGCACCAGCATCCACGGGGACCGAtcccagagagacagagaagaggccCTGAATCAGTTCCGATCCGGACGCTGCCCCATCTTAGTGGCTACAGCT GTGGCTGCTCGAGGTCTGGACATCTCCAATGTGAAGCATGTCATTAACTTTGATTTGCCCAGTGACATTGAGGAGTACGTTCACCGTATCGGCCGTACGGGACGTGTGGGCAACCTTG GTCTGGCCACGTCGTTCTTTAACGACAAAAACAGCAACATAACCAAAGACTTGCTGGACATCTTGGTGGAGGCCAAGCAGGAGGTTCCCCCCTGGCTTGAGAGTCTCGCCTACGAGCACCAGCACAAGAGCAACCCCCGTGGACGCTCCAAGAG GTTCTCAGGCGGTTTCGGAGCTAGAGATTACCGTCAGACGCCCGGTGGCGCTGCAACCTTCGCTAGCAGCCGTGGAGGGAGAAACCCTGGAGGAAGCCGTGGCTTTGGCGGCG GTGGCTtcggtggtggtggcggcggcggtggctTCTACGGCAACGACAGCTATGGAGGAAACTACAGCAACTCTGGTAGCGTGGATTGGTGGGGCAACTAG
- the ddx3xa gene encoding DEAD-box helicase 3 X-linked a isoform X6: MSHVVIDNPHGLDQQLAALDLNSADGQGGGTGRRYIPPHLRNREAPKNAGNAYSAGRQCGYSVAPVNLFSPKQCPQPWQAECQQRQSNNFTSGWDDCKIGYPRLAYQELAFYHAYSGGWRNRCDSPGWDGGRSNGFVNGFHDNRTNGSYGGRGPPRNDRGGRGAYRGNRGGGSFNQPLQNAGVGGFENKDGNWGGAPRDAAYNSFGGRTDSRSKSTFFNERGGGGGGSRGRYERGGFSSGGNNRWEESRDEDWSKQTPPNERLEAELFSASNTGINFEKYDDIPVEATGANSPPHIDSFHDVELGEIIMANINLSRYTRPTPVQKYAIPIIKSKRDLMACAQTGSGKTAAFLLPVLSQIFTEGPGEALQAAKNGQDNGRYGRRKQYPLSLVLAPTRELALQIYDEARKVAYRSRVRPCVVYGGADIGGQIRELERGCHLLVATPGRLVDMMERGKIGLDYCNYLILDEADRMLDMGFEPQIRRIVEQDTMPPKGIRQTMMFSATFPKEIQILARDFLEDYIFLAVGRVGSTSENITQKVVWVEENDKRSFLLDLLNATVIPSEETETPEKPAKASLTLVFVETKKGADALEDFLYHEGYACTSIHGDRSQRDREEALNQFRSGRCPILVATAVAARGLDISNVKHVINFDLPSDIEEYVHRIGRTGRVGNLGLATSFFNDKNSNITKDLLDILVEAKQEVPPWLESLAYEHQHKSNPRGRSKRFSGGFGARDYRQTPGGAATFASSRGGRNPGGSRGFGGGGFGGGGGGGGFYGNDSYGGNYSNSGSVDWWGN, encoded by the exons ATGAGTCATGTGGTCATTGATAATCCACACGGTCTAGATCAGCAG CTCGCTGCCCTAGACTTGAACTCTGCTGACGGACAAGGCGGAGGAACTGGCC ggCGTTACATTCCACCTCACCTGAGGAACAGAGAGGCTCCAAAAAACG CAGGAAATGCTTATTCCGCTGGTAGACAGTGCGGTTATTCAGTGGCACCAGTAAATCTCT TTTCTCCTAAGCAGTGCCCACAACCATGGCAGGCAGAGTGTCAGCAAAGGCAGAGCAATAACTTTACGTCAGGATGGGATGACTGTAAGATTG GTTACCCAAGACTGGCCTATCAAGAGCTTGCCTTTTACCATGCCTACAGTGGGGGCTGGCGAAACAGATGTG ACTCACCTGGGTGGGACGGAGGACGTAGCAACGGATTTGTGAATGGTTTCCACGACAATCGCACTAATGGGTCATATGGAGGCCGCGGACCCCCTCGCAATGATAGAGGTGGGCGCGGTGCCTACCGTGGTAACAGGGGTGGAGGCTCCTTTAATCAACCACTGCAAAATGCAG GAGTTGGCGGTTTTGAAAACAAAGACGGCAACTGGGGAGGAGCTCCCAGGGACGCTGCCTACAACAGCTTTGGGGGACGCACTGATAGTAGGTCCAAGTCGACCTTCTTCAATGAGCgtggaggcggcggcggcggctccaGGGGAAG ataTGAGCGCGGAGGCTTCTCAAGTGGAGGAAACAACCGCTGGGAGGAGTCCAGAGATGAGGATTGGTCCAAGCAGACTCCTCCTAATGAGCGTCTGGAAGC gGAGCTTTTTTCTGCAAGCAACACTGGGATAAATTTTGAGAAATATGACGATATTCCTGTGGAGGCCACTGGGGCCAACTCCCCGCCTCATATTGATAGT ttCCATGATGTGGAATTGGGGGAGATTATCATGGCGAACATCAACCTGAGTCGCTACACCCGTCCCACCCCCGTTCAGAAATATGCTATCCCCATCATCAAGTCCAAAAGAGACCTGATGGCCTGCGCCCAGACTG GCTCTGGCAAGACTGCTGCCTTCCTGCTACCCGTGCTGAGTCAGATCTTCACCGAAGGACCAGGAGAAGCTCTGCAGGCCGCCAAGAATGGACAG GACAACGGAAGGTACGGCCGTCGTAAACAGTACCCGCTTTCCCTGGTCCTGGCTCCGACCAGAGAACTGGCCTTGCAGATCTATGACGAGGCGAGGAAG GTTGCCTATCGCTCTCGTGTGCGTCCCTGCGTAGTTTATGGTGGAGCTGACATCGGTGGACAGATCAGGGAACTGGAGAGAGGCTGTCATCTTCTTGTGGCCACACCTGGACGTCTGGTCGATATGATGGAGAGGGGCAAGATCGGTCTGGACTACTGCAA ctaCCTGATCCTGGACGAGGCTGACCGCATGTTGGACATGGGTTTTGAGCCACAGATCAGACGTATTGTGGAACAGGATACGATGCCACCTAAAGGCATTCGTCAGACCATGATGTTCAGTGCCACCTTCCCTAAGGAGATCCAG ATTCTGGCTCGTGATTTCCTGGAGGACTACATTTTCCTGGCGGTGGGTCGCGTTGGTTCCACTTCAGAAAACATCACCCAGAAGGTGGTTTGGGTGGAAGAAAATGACAAGAGGTCCTTCCTCTTGGATCTGCTCAACGCCACag TTATTCCcagtgaggagacagagaccCCAGAGAAACCGG CAAAAGCGTCATTGACTCTGGTGTTCGTGGAAACCAAGAAGGGAGCCGATGCCTTGGAGGACTTTCTGTACCACGAAGGTTACGCCTGCACCAGCATCCACGGGGACCGAtcccagagagacagagaagaggccCTGAATCAGTTCCGATCCGGACGCTGCCCCATCTTAGTGGCTACAGCT GTGGCTGCTCGAGGTCTGGACATCTCCAATGTGAAGCATGTCATTAACTTTGATTTGCCCAGTGACATTGAGGAGTACGTTCACCGTATCGGCCGTACGGGACGTGTGGGCAACCTTG GTCTGGCCACGTCGTTCTTTAACGACAAAAACAGCAACATAACCAAAGACTTGCTGGACATCTTGGTGGAGGCCAAGCAGGAGGTTCCCCCCTGGCTTGAGAGTCTCGCCTACGAGCACCAGCACAAGAGCAACCCCCGTGGACGCTCCAAGAG GTTCTCAGGCGGTTTCGGAGCTAGAGATTACCGTCAGACGCCCGGTGGCGCTGCAACCTTCGCTAGCAGCCGTGGAGGGAGAAACCCTGGAGGAAGCCGTGGCTTTGGCGGCG GTGGCTtcggtggtggtggcggcggcggtggctTCTACGGCAACGACAGCTATGGAGGAAACTACAGCAACTCTGGTAGCGTGGATTGGTGGGGCAACTAG